A window of Gemmatimonadota bacterium genomic DNA:
TGAAAATCATCTTCGACAAGCTCGCCTTGGGCGGTGTCAACCTCCTGCAGTACATGGGCGCCTACTACTCAATCGCCGGCATGCGCAAGGTGCTGCCGGGCGGGTATCCACCCTCACACGGCCACCAGAATCCGTTCTGGCCGTTCTATCGGACGTTCGGCGACTATGTCGCGCGTATCTGCCAAACGCTGGCTCTGTCACGGTCCACCGGGAAGGTCGCCGTACTGCACCCGATCACCACAGCGTTCTGTGAGTGGGCGGGTAGTGCGGAAGACCTGGCCCGGGGAGTCCCGGGACCGCCCGCCTTCGAGGCGATGCAGCAAGCCTTCCTTGCTGTGACAAACCTGCTCCTGGAACTCGGGGTCGACTACGACTACCTCTTCGAGGACGTCCTGGCTTCTGCGAACGTGGACCGTGGGACCGTTCTGACCGCCGAGGCTGAGTATGAACTGCTGATCTTGCCAAACGTCACTTGCCTGACTCGGAAGATCGCAGAGAAGCTGGCAGGTTTCCTGGAAGCCGGGGGACGCACGGTCTTCGTCAACAGCGTGCCCGGCTGGGCGGAAGGCGATCCCGCGCTCCTCAAACGAGTGACCGATCATCTCTCGGCGCTGCCGGACAACGAGGGGCGTGAAGCGGCCGCCGCACTCCAGGAGGGGACGGGCACACATCTCTTCGGCCGGGATCGCGTGACCTGGATCGTGAGCAACGACCTGCCACCCGACGCCCGGGACCCGCTGAGGAATGCCCTCGATGCCGTCATTCCACGCGAATTCCGGGCCCTGCCCGAGATGCCGTCCTCCGTGCGGGCAAGTCGGCGGGTGTTCGACGGCGAGCCGCTGCTGTTCCTCTACAACCAGGGAACGGAGCGCGTGTCCGTGCCCTTGCCTGCTGACGTCAACACAGTCCTCGATCCCGAAACAGGGGACGCCGGGAGTATCGACGCGAACGTTGACCTGGCTCCGTTCCAGACGCTTATTGCAGCCCGGACCGACGGGCCGGTCTGCGCCAGCCGGGGACCGGAGCAGAGCTGGACGCAGGAGCTGGTGTTGGGCGAGGCCGAGTTCTCACTCCTCGAGGCGAATTTACTGGCCGCCGCCTGGCAGGTCCGGACGTCCGACGCCGAGGAGTGGCAGTACCTTGACGGACTGCACTTCCCCGCCACATGTGCGGTTCAGCCCGGCGACGAGTATGAGCTCAAGTGGACCTTCCGAATCGAGGAAGGTGCGGAGCCGGTCGAGATCGCGACCGAGGATCTGACCGAAGCGTTTCATCTCGAGCTCAACGAACATCCGCTCACCGGCTTCGAGCGGGCGCGGATCTGGGATTGGCGCAACCTGCGGGCAGACATCCGTGCTCTGGTCGTACCGGGCGAGAATGTGGTCACGTTCCGGAGCCGCACACCCGGATGGGATGGGCCTCACACGCCGCCACTCACAGCGATCCGCGGCGATTTCTGCGTGGACGACGGGTGCCTGGTCAAGACACGAGGGCGTCTCGGCCCCGGGTCATGGGCTGAGGCGGGCTTTCCAAACTACACAGGCACGGCCCGGTACCGCTGGCGATGCGAGTTGCCGCCACTGGGGGGCCGCGTCTGGGCTCATGCAGAGGAGGTCGCCGCAGTGGCAGCACTGATTGTCAACGGGCATCGTCTCGCACCGCGCCTCTGGCGCCCCTACACGTTCGACCTTACCGATCTCGTGCTGCCGGGGCCGAACGAGATCGAGTTAGAGGTCACGAGTTGCGCGACGAACCTATTGGGTTTGAACCAGCCTGAGCTCTTCCTGAAAGAGAAAGCCGCGACGGCCCGACGGGAACGCCAGGCCGCCGGGCTGCTGACACCCGTGTCCATCAGGTGGTGAAGACGGTCCCGAGGATGAAGGACCGGCTGAACGTTCAGTCCGAGTTTATGCTAACGCCTGAAGAAATGCAAATCTATCAAGATAGCTGAGCCCGAATCAGGAGGCTGAAAATGATATCACCGCCATCATCTCATATCGGCATCGATATCGGCGGAACATTTACCGACATTGCTGTCTTGGGCAGTGACGGTTCGCTCGCTGTCCGGAAGGTCCTTTCCACGCCGGAGGACTACGCCCGGGGTATCATTCAGGGGCTTCGCGAATTGATTGAAGATCGCCGGATTTCAGAGGTTTCCATTGAGAGAATCGCACATGCCACGACTGTTGCCACAAATGCGATCCTGGAAGGCAAGGGAGCCCGGACGGCCCTGATCACGACAAAAGGATTCCGAGACGTTATCGAGATGCGACGGATTCGGATCCCCGAGCTTTACAACCTTTTTTACAGCCCGCCCAGTCCTCTTGTTCCACGCCGCCTGCGATTCGAATTGGATGAACGAATGGACTCTCGCGGCGGGGTGCGGGAACCTCTCCAGCAGGTGTCCCTGGAAAATGTCCTGAACACCGTGCAGCAGCAGGAGATCGAAGCACTGGCGATCTGTCTGCTCCATTCCTACGCCAACCCGGAGCACGAACTCCGGGCGGTCGCCGCGGCCCGGGAGTCGCTTCCCGATGTATTTGTCACCGCCTCCTGCGAGGTCCTTCCTGAA
This region includes:
- a CDS encoding glycosyl hydrolase: MPLSNDFIKQFATPGDDYRPHIMWFWNAPLEEDEVRRQVRDFRDAGILDFYIHPMYGFPVDYLSEEMFEAIGWAVDEARKHGMRFWIYDEYNWPSGAAGGYLIRDNPDRRMLVVTSDEQASEHGPQDDHAAWQCVDESGKATVFHETPQNGVCPFAQWSPFCWGQEGYGDVSDPETVRAFIELTHEAYRSRFPGELGKTIAGLFTDEVSYCLAGSYGESERPLPWTHGMRETFLERHGYDVAAHLPSLLANVGDYRRIRSDYWHYLTGRLESAYYRQCAEWCREHGLTLTGHLSGEELFRHNILFFGDFYRCLRWLDIPGIDAIFPRLNHEADHFMVAAKSGGSAIRQLGRDRLLCETYTGSGWELTPEQMKIIFDKLALGGVNLLQYMGAYYSIAGMRKVLPGGYPPSHGHQNPFWPFYRTFGDYVARICQTLALSRSTGKVAVLHPITTAFCEWAGSAEDLARGVPGPPAFEAMQQAFLAVTNLLLELGVDYDYLFEDVLASANVDRGTVLTAEAEYELLILPNVTCLTRKIAEKLAGFLEAGGRTVFVNSVPGWAEGDPALLKRVTDHLSALPDNEGREAAAALQEGTGTHLFGRDRVTWIVSNDLPPDARDPLRNALDAVIPREFRALPEMPSSVRASRRVFDGEPLLFLYNQGTERVSVPLPADVNTVLDPETGDAGSIDANVDLAPFQTLIAARTDGPVCASRGPEQSWTQELVLGEAEFSLLEANLLAAAWQVRTSDAEEWQYLDGLHFPATCAVQPGDEYELKWTFRIEEGAEPVEIATEDLTEAFHLELNEHPLTGFERARIWDWRNLRADIRALVVPGENVVTFRSRTPGWDGPHTPPLTAIRGDFCVDDGCLVKTRGRLGPGSWAEAGFPNYTGTARYRWRCELPPLGGRVWAHAEEVAAVAALIVNGHRLAPRLWRPYTFDLTDLVLPGPNEIELEVTSCATNLLGLNQPELFLKEKAATARRERQAAGLLTPVSIRW